One Paroedura picta isolate Pp20150507F chromosome 16, Ppicta_v3.0, whole genome shotgun sequence genomic region harbors:
- the LOC143824995 gene encoding olfactory receptor 14A16-like, whose protein sequence is MVSVICPTGRLQLDIESIMSNLTSPSEFLLMEFSDIRELQILHFFVFLAVYLIAVTGNLLIIIAVAFDHNLHTPMYFFLMNLALMDLGMVSITLPKTMANSLLNTRSISYSTCVAQVFFLFFFGWSDLVLLTIMAHDRYVAICNPLQYETIMHRGVCIQMAASAWIAGMLYGAINSGGTFAITFCSIMIDQFFCEVPEILKLSCSDMYLVEISILIVACFIALGFFIFIIVTYMQIFAAVRKIPSVQGQKKALSTCLPHLTVVSLLVFSAIFTYVRPQSHTSPEQNVLFAITYAILPPVLNPFIYSMRNKEIKNALLKLCDWGCFQK, encoded by the coding sequence ATGGTTTCTGTAATATGTCCTACAGGCAGACTGCAGCTGGATATTGAGAGCATAATGTCCAACCTCACCTCCCCATCTGAATTTCTGCTCATGGAATTTTCAGACATCCGAGAACTACAGATCTTACATTTCTTTGTATTCTTAGCAGTCTACTTGATTGCAGTGACTGGCAACCTTCTCATCATCATTGCTGTAGCCTTTGATCATAAcctgcacacccccatgtacttttttCTCATGAATCTGGCCCTGATGGATCTTGGAATGGTTTCCATCACACTACCCAAAACTATGGCCAATTCCCTTCTCAATACCAGGTCAATTTCTTATTCTACATGCGTAGCTcaggttttcttcctctttttctttggaTGGTCAGATTTGGTCCTCTTAACCATAATGGCACATGATCGGTATGTTGCTATCTGCAATCCATTGCAATATGAGACAATTATGCACAGAGGAGTCTGCATTCAGATGGCAGCCAGTGCATGGATAGCAGGTATGCTCTATGGTGCAATAAACAGTGGAGGAACTTTTGCCATCACCTTTTGCTCCATCATGATTGATCAGTTCTTCTGTGAGGTTCCAGAGATTCTCAAACTCTCTTGCTCTGACATGTATTTAGTTGAAATTAGTATTCTTATAGTTGCCTGTTTCATTGCACTAGGATTCTTTATCTTCATCATTGTCACCTACATGCAGATTTTTGCAGCCGTGCGCAAAATCCCTTCCGTTCAAGGTCAGAAAAAGGCCCTCTCCACTTGCCTTCCGCATCTTACTGTGGTGTCTTTGCTTGTATTTAGTGCCATCTTCACCTATGTGAGGCCTCAGAGTCACACCTCACCTGAGCAGAACGTTCTTTTTGCAATAACCTATGCTATTCTCCCTCCCGTGCTCAATCCATTCATTTATagcatgagaaacaaagaaataaagaacGCATTATTGAAGCTCTGTGATTGGGGGTGTTTTCAAAAGTAG
- the LOC143825278 gene encoding olfactory receptor 14A16-like yields the protein MPNITSPSEFLLLEFSEVRELQLLHFFVFLVVYVTTVTANLLIIIAVVLDHHLHTPMYFFLMNLAVLDFGSVSIMVPKAMVNSLLNTRSISYAGCVAQVFFFFFFGGSNFAILTLMAHDRYVAICSPLLYETKMHEGACIQMAASAWIAGTLNAILHTSCTFAITFCSNRINQFFCEVPKLLTVACSDLYIVEVGLLILSFTIGGGCFIFIIITYVQIFSTLIQMPSVQGKKKALSTCIPHLTVVSLLVFTGVFAYLRPPANRSSDFDFFFAVIYAMLPPLLNPFIYSMRNKDLKTALSKLTEFG from the coding sequence ATGCCCAATATCACCTCTCCATCTGAATTTCTGCTCCTGGAATTTTCAGAGGTCCGAGAACTACAGCTCTTACATTTCTTTGTCTTCTTAGTAGTATATGTAACTACAGTGACTGCCAATCTTCTCATCATCATTGCTGTAGTGCTTGATCACCATCTGcacacccccatgtatttcttcctaaTGAACTTGGCTGTTTTGGACTTTGGCTCAGTTTCTATCATGGTACCTAAAGCTATGGTGAATTCCCTCCTGAACACCAGATCTATTTCTTATGCTGGATGTGTGGCTcaagtatttttcttcttcttctttggagggtCAAATTTTGCAATCCTAACACTAATGGCCCATGATCGGTATGTTGCTATCTGCAGTCCATTGCTGTATGAGACCAAAATGCATGAAGGAGCCTGCATCCAGATGGCAGCCAGCGCATGGATTGCTGGTACTCTTAATGCCATTTTACACACCAGTTGCacttttgccatcaccttctgctccaaTCGGATCAATCAGTTCTTTTGTGAAGTTCCAAAGCTACTAACAGTTGCATGTTCAGATTTATATATCGTTGAAGTTGGGCTTCTTATTTTGAGTTTTACCATAGGAGGAGGGTGTTTTATTTTCATCATCATAACCTACGTTCAGATTTTTTCAACACTCATCCAAATGCCTTCAGTGCAGGGTAAGAAGAAAGCCCTCTCCACGTGCATTCCCCACCTCACTGTGGTGTCTCTGTTGGTTTTCACTGGGGTGTTTGCTTACTTAAGGCCTCCTGCTAACAGATCCTCagattttgatttcttttttgctGTGATCTATGCTATGTTGCCCCCGCTGCTGAATCCATTCATCTATAGCATGAGAAACAAAGACCTCAAGACTGCTTTGTCAAAGCTCACTGAgtttggatga
- the LOC143825279 gene encoding olfactory receptor 14A16-like produces the protein MLNLTTTSEFLLLEFSDIRELQILHFFVFLAIYVTAVTGNLLIIIAVVLDHQLHTPMYFFLMNLAVQDFGTVSLLMPKAMANSLLNTRSISYSGCVAQVFFFFFLGGSDFAILTVMAHDRYVAICSPLLYETIMHRGACIQMAGYAWIAGTLNAILHTSGTFALTFCSNQINQFYCDLPQMLTLSCSNLYVIELGFLILGCAVVAGSFIFILITYVQIFTTVLRMPSVHGRKKALSTCIPHLTVVSLLVITGVFAYLRPPASTSSDLNILFAVIYAILPPLLNPFIYGIRNKEIKTALLKLIDFGHCAQTSSSHILLRKLC, from the coding sequence ATGCTCAATCTTACCACAACATCTGAATTCTTGCTCCTGGAGTTTTCAGATATCCGAGAATTACAGATCCTACATTTCTTTGTATTCTTAGCAATATATGTGACTGCTGTAACTGGCAATCTTCTCATCATCATTGCTGTCGTGCTCGATCATCAGctgcacacccccatgtacttcttcctaatGAACTTGGCTGTTCAGGACTTTGGGACAGTTTCTCTCTTGATGCCTAAAGCTATGGCCAACTCACTTCTGAACACCCGGTCCATTTCTTACTCAGGATGTGTGGCTcaagtatttttcttcttcttccttggagggTCAGATTTTGCTATCCTAACAGTAATGGCCCATGATCGGTATGTTGCTATCTGCAGTCCCTTGCTATACGAGACTATCATGCACAGAGGAGCCTGCATCCAGATGGCAGGCTATGCATGGATTGCTGGTACTCTTAATGCCATTTTACACACCAGTGGCACTTTTGCCCTGACCTTTTGCTCCAATCAGATCAATCAGTTCTATTGTGATCTCCCCCAGATGCTAACGCTCTCGTGTTCAAATTTATATGTCATTGAATTGGGATTTCTAATATTGGGTTGTGCTGTAGTTGCAGGTTCTTTTATTTTCATCCTCATAACCTACGTGCAGATTTTCACAACAGTACTTCGAATGCCTTCTGTGCACGGCCGGAAGAAAGCCCTCTCCACTTGCATTCCCCACCTCACGGTGGTGTCCCTGCTTGTTATCACTGGAGTGTTTGCTTACTTGAGGCCTCCTGCTAGCACATCATCTGATCTCAATATCCTTTTTGCAGTGATCTATGCGATATTACCCCCATTGCTGAATCCATTCATCTACGGCATCAGAAACAAAGAAATCAAGACTGCATTGTTAAAGCTCATTGATTTTGGACATTGTGCACAAACCAGCTCCAGCCATATTCTTCTGAGAAAATTGTGTTGA